The Acipenser ruthenus chromosome 27, fAciRut3.2 maternal haplotype, whole genome shotgun sequence genome includes a window with the following:
- the LOC117432252 gene encoding F-actin-monooxygenase mical2b-like isoform X13 has protein sequence MGNNDDEKNSQACQLFENFVQASTCKGTLQAFNILCRQLELDPQDYKSFYTALKSKVTFWKAKALWSKLDKRAGHKEYQKGKACPGTRCLIIGGGPCGLRTAIELALLGAKVVVIEKRDTFSRNNVLHLWPYTIHDLRGLGAKKFYGKFCAGAIDHISIQQLQLMLVKVALIVGVEFHVNVEFVKLLEPPEDQENQGTGWRAEIRPMDHPVSDFEFDVVVGADGRRNTLEEKVVHILLWSKRLLAAPHHLWKDYCLSFNAHKRS, from the exons ATGGGCAACAACGACGATGAGAAGAACAGCCAAGCCTGTCAGCTGTTTGAGAACTTTGTCCAGGCCTCAACATGCAAGGGCACCCTCCAGGCCTTCAACATCCTCTGTCGCCAGCTTGAACTGGACCCCCAGGATTATAAAAGCTTCTACACCGCGCTCAAGTCCAAGGTGACCTTTTGGAAAGCCAAAGCGCTGTGGAGTAAACTTGACAAGCGGGCAGGTCATAAAGAATACCAAAAAGGGAAAGCCTGCCCGGGTACAAGG TGTCTGATTATTGGAGGCGGGCCATGTGGGCTGCGCACTGCCATAGAACTCGCTCTCCTTGGCGCCAAGGTGGTGGTGATAGAGAAGAGGGATACCTTCTCCAGGAACAACGTGCTGCACCTGTGGCCTTACACCATTCATGATCTACGAGGACTTGGAGCCAAGAAGTTCTATGGAAAGTTCTGTGCCGGGGCAATAGACCATATCA GTATTCAACAGCTGCAGCTGATGCTGGTAAAAGTAGCTCTTATTGTCGGGGTAGAATTTCACGTCAACGTGGAGTTCGTGAAGCTTCTCGAACCGCCTGAAGATCAAGAGAATCAAG GAACTGGCTGGAGAGCTGAAATACGGCCCATGGATCACCCTGTTTCAGATTTCGAGTTTGATGTGGTTGTGGGGGCAGATGGACGGAGAAACACACTGGAAG aaaaagtGGTACATATTCTACTCTGGAGCAAAAGGCTCCTTGCTGCTCCTCATCATTTATGGAAAGATTACTGTCTTTCTTTCAATGCACATAAAAGGTCATGA